A region of the Romboutsia hominis genome:
TATACTATCCCCTGTATGAACTCCAACAGGGTCTATATTTTCCATATTACATACAGTTATACAATTTCCATTGCCATCTCTTATTACTTCATATTCTATTTCTTTCCAACCCTTTATACTTTTTTCAAGCAATACTTGGTTAACCGGGCTTAATTGTAAACCTTGAGTAAGTATTTCTGTAAGTTCTTCAACATTTTCAGCTATACCTCCTCCAGTTCCACCTAGTGTATATGCAGGTCTAACAACTACTGGATATCCTATTTTTCCTGCAAACTCTAATCCACTTTCTAAGTCAGTTACTATATCACTAACTACAACTGGTTGATTTATTTCTCTCATTACTTCCCTGAAAGTATCTCTGTCTTCACCTTTTTTTATAGATTCAACAGATGTACCTATTATTTCAACATTATACTTTTCAAGTATTCCAGCTTCATGTAATTCAACTGCTAAATTAAGAGCTGTTTGACCACCCATTCCTGCTAATAAGCTATCTGGTCTTTCCTTTTCTATTATTTTTTCTATAAATTCTATTGTTAATGGTTCTATATATATTTTATCCGCTACTTCTTTGTCCGTCATTATAGTAGCTGGGTTACTGTTTATTAATACGACTTCTATTCCTTCTTCTTTTAATGCTTGGCAAGCTTGTGTTCCAGAATAATCAAACTCTGCTGCTTGCCCTATGATTATAGGTCCTGAACCTAATACTAATGTCTTTTTTATTCTATCTATTTTAGGCATAATTTTTTCTCCTTATCTAATTAAATTTAACAATCTATACTAATGCTAAGAATTTATCAAATATATAATCATTGTCTTTTGGCCCTGGGCAAGCCTCTGGATGATACTGGACACTATATATAGGTAATTTTGTATGTCTCATTCCTTCTACAGTATTGTCGTTTAAGTTTATATGCGTTACTTCCATATCCTGTGGTAATTCACATACGTAATAACCGTGATTTTGAGATGTTATAAATACTTTGTTTTCCTCTAAATCTTTAACTGGATGATTTCCACCTCTGTGTCCAAACTTTAACTTTCCTGTTTTTCCACCTAAAGTTAATGCTAGTAATTGGTGTCCTAAGCATATTCCTGCTATTGGCTTTTTACCAATTAATTCTTTTATATTTTCTATAACATCTTCTAAATCTTCAGGATCTCCAGGTCCATTAGATAAGAATATTAAATCTGGGTTTATTCCTAATACATCTTCTGGCTTTGTTGTTGCAGGAAATACGGTTATATCACATCCACGATTTGCAAATGATCTTAGTATGTTTTCCTTAACTCCAAAGTCCATTACAGCAACTTTTGTTCCTCTTCCAGCTATATGCTCTACTTCTTTCCTAGTTACTGTTTTTACTGCTTGAGTATTTGAGAATGCATCTAATTTAGCTTGAACTTGCTCTAATGATGTACCTTCTAAAGTTATTATGCCTTTCATAGTTCCGTTGTTTCTTAATATTTTTGTAAGAGCTCTTGTATCTATTCCTTCAAGCCCTATAACTTTATTTTGCTTTAGGTATGTGTCTAAATCCATTTCACATCTAAAGTTATTTGGCATATCACTTTTTTCTCGTACTATAAATCCCTTTACATGAACTCCCTTAGATTCTACGTCTTCTAAGTTTATACCATAGTTTCCTACAAGAGGATATGTCATCGTTACTATCTGTCCATAGTACGAAGGATCTGTTAACACTTCTCCATATCCTGTCATAGAAGTATTGAATACTACTTCTCCTACACTGTCATTTAAATATCCAAAGGCTTTACCTTCGAATATAGTTCCATCTTGTAATATTAATTTCCCCTTCATATTAACCCTCCTAAGCATTCGCTATTTCATTTACTATATTTTTAGCTAACTGAGCTGGATTTTCAGCTTTAGTTATAGGTCTTCCAACTACTAAATAATGTGCTCCTTTGTTGATTGCATCAGCTGGAGTTACTACTCTCTTTTGATCTCCCTTGTCTGCACCTGCTGGTCTTACACCTGGGCATACTGTTACGAAATCTTTTCCGCAAGCCTCAACTATCTTATCTACTTCTTGTGCTGAACAAACTATTCCATCAATTCCTGCTTCCTTAGCTAGTTTGGCTCTTTTTATAGCTAATTCTTCTGTAGTCATATTGCATCCTATATCTTGTAAATCTTTATTGCTTAGCGATGTTAATACTGTAACACCTACTATTATAGGTTTTTCTATATTCAATTTCTCAGCCTCTTCCTTAGCAGCTAATGCACATTGTCTCATACCTTCCATATCAGAAACATGTATTGTCATTAACCAAACATTATCCCTAACTGCTGCTCTTACTGCACTTTGCATAGTATTTGGTATATCATGGAACTTAAGGTCTAAGAATATTTTTTTACCTTTTTCTTTTAAGTAATCTACTGTTTTACCTCTTGTTGCTACATATTGTTCTAACCCTACTTTAAATATATCCACTTCATTTTCTAGTGTATCTATTAATTCTTTAGCTTTATCAAATTCGTTAGTGTCTATCGCCACTATTAGTTTGTCTTTTCCATTTACCATAATTTTACTCCCCTTTTTAATAAAGCCTTAATAAAAAATCCTCATACCACAGGGTATAAGGATTCTATCTATACATAACATTACATTTATAAGCTATGAGATATCTTTCCCAGCCTCTCTGGACTAGTTTAAAAGACTTTATTATATTTTTATTTTAAAAATTCACTTCGTTCATATCGCCAACGATATGGCTTCGTATTCACTCAGTCACATCCGTTGCTAAAAAAACCTCTAGCCAATCCAGCTAGAGGTTATATATACAAAATTAATTATTATAGTTAACCTTTTTAGCCTCTCTGGACTAGTTTCAAGGAATTTCTATTTTATTTTAATTACATACTACACTTCATATCCTCTCGGGATATTTTAAAGCTTTATCTTGTATACAATTATTACATCTTTTCCTTTTAATGTCAACTCTTCTTTTATTCTTCTCTCTTTATAAATCGATATAATATATAATATTTTCTATTCTTCTATTATAGCACTTATATAATACTCTTTCCCTAATCTTTTTTTAGCCTTTGTTTTTTCATATTTTACTTTCATATCATATTTTTTACAAGCTATATCAAAATTTCTAAGACAAATTCCCATACTTATTTTACTCATTTTCTCTATAGACTTTTTTTGTTTTTCTTCATATATATCAATAGATGTTTTCGTATTGTAAAATCTCCAAGGTTGTACATTCTTTACAGATGATGACATTCTTACAGCACTTAATATTTTAGTCCACTTTCTATCCATTTTCTTTGATATTTCTTTTATTCTTTTTCTTCTTGGCTCTGCATTTACATTTCTAAAAATATGCTCTCCTTCTTTTGGGTATCCAAAAGCTATTACAATATATGGTTGCTCTTCACTTTCCTCTATACTTTCTTCTAGTTCTATATCTTCTTCCTTAACTTGTTCTTTTGAATATATTTCTATACTCTCTGTATCAATGTCTATAATCTCCTTTACATCTTCTTGAGATAAGTTACACTCTATCCAACAAGTACCTAAACCTAAAGTTGTTAATTGTAACACTACATTTTCTATTGCAAAACCAATATTTTGTAAATAGTCTTCCCCTTTATTCGATGTTACTAATATATAGTGAGGTGCCTTTATATTACAGTCCTTTTTCATTAAAAACTGTATCAAGTGACCTCTATCTATTAAATGTGCTTTTATATCCAATTCTTCATTTAAATAATCAATACTCTTACATATTTCTTTAATTTCTTTCATTAATTCTGGTTTTACAGCTCTATTTGAATATTCTTTTATCGTTCTTCTATAAAATATAGCATCATATAAGTCCATTTATTTCCTCCTAAAATATTTCCAATATCTATATAAATCAAATTGATATATTATATATCTTTTATTAATAGTTATATTTTTCTAGTCATTTCTACAAATTCATATATTATATTATAAATTTTTTTATTCTTTTTGTACATTTAAATACATATTATTTATAATTTATAGTTAAATAT
Encoded here:
- the carA gene encoding glutamine-hydrolyzing carbamoyl-phosphate synthase small subunit translates to MKGKLILQDGTIFEGKAFGYLNDSVGEVVFNTSMTGYGEVLTDPSYYGQIVTMTYPLVGNYGINLEDVESKGVHVKGFIVREKSDMPNNFRCEMDLDTYLKQNKVIGLEGIDTRALTKILRNNGTMKGIITLEGTSLEQVQAKLDAFSNTQAVKTVTRKEVEHIAGRGTKVAVMDFGVKENILRSFANRGCDITVFPATTKPEDVLGINPDLIFLSNGPGDPEDLEDVIENIKELIGKKPIAGICLGHQLLALTLGGKTGKLKFGHRGGNHPVKDLEENKVFITSQNHGYYVCELPQDMEVTHINLNDNTVEGMRHTKLPIYSVQYHPEACPGPKDNDYIFDKFLALV
- the pyrF gene encoding orotidine-5'-phosphate decarboxylase — encoded protein: MVNGKDKLIVAIDTNEFDKAKELIDTLENEVDIFKVGLEQYVATRGKTVDYLKEKGKKIFLDLKFHDIPNTMQSAVRAAVRDNVWLMTIHVSDMEGMRQCALAAKEEAEKLNIEKPIIVGVTVLTSLSNKDLQDIGCNMTTEELAIKRAKLAKEAGIDGIVCSAQEVDKIVEACGKDFVTVCPGVRPAGADKGDQKRVVTPADAINKGAHYLVVGRPITKAENPAQLAKNIVNEIANA
- a CDS encoding nitroreductase family protein; the encoded protein is MDLYDAIFYRRTIKEYSNRAVKPELMKEIKEICKSIDYLNEELDIKAHLIDRGHLIQFLMKKDCNIKAPHYILVTSNKGEDYLQNIGFAIENVVLQLTTLGLGTCWIECNLSQEDVKEIIDIDTESIEIYSKEQVKEEDIELEESIEESEEQPYIVIAFGYPKEGEHIFRNVNAEPRRKRIKEISKKMDRKWTKILSAVRMSSSVKNVQPWRFYNTKTSIDIYEEKQKKSIEKMSKISMGICLRNFDIACKKYDMKVKYEKTKAKKRLGKEYYISAIIEE